The DNA sequence attcaTCATTGATCATATTCTTTGAACAACTTAAATTGATTGAGGTGACTAAATGCTCAAACTTAGTGCTAGAAAGTAGTTCCGGATCATAATAAACAGTCATGTAAGTTCTAGCCGTAAAAAAAAAGATGCATAATTTATCTTCCTCTAGAGTGAAGAACAGTAAAAGATAAGTTACCAGGACTCCAGGAGGGTTGGTCTGGAAATTGGTCAATCATAAGACCAACCAATAACCAAGCTCAGAGACTGAACtggatatatattatatataatcgATTCTGAGAACAACTATCCGTTGTCGTCCAGCGGTTAGGATATCTGGCTTTCACCCAGGAGACCCGGGTTCGATTCCCGGCAACGGAACTTTTTTGAATTccgttttctttttatttttatttttgtcatcTACAACAAAATAATACCATCTAGCAACTCCTATGATAATGGGCTAAAGGCATAGTGTGTATTTTTCGTTGGGGATTTCCGGGAAAAAACCAATACAGCTTGAACATTTTGTCTTGTGGAAGCGGAAAGTGATCCTCTTTACTAGGTAAATATTCAGAGTTATGAGGTTAGGGAATAGGGGGTTGTGGTCATaatcagataaaaaaaaacaccatgCACTTTCCTTCATTGATATCCAAATATTTTAGCGTTTGGGACACCAGAAAAGAACTAATCATAACTTAGAAATGCCTATTGCATTAGTTCTTCAGCATCAAAATATTCATCAAGGTTGTCTTGGCCTATCGCAACTTCTGCTCGGTTTCTATCATATACAAAACAACCGAGCCCATTTGGAGCATCATTTCTCAGCTCCCCATAACTTGTCCTCGACCCAGTAAAATCAGTTATAGAATCCATCTATGATCCCAAATATTCTAATTGATAGCCAACAAAAACTAACAAGTCCAACCTTTTCAAATAACAGTTAAACTAACTATTAAGGGTGGAGAGCATGCCCCCACCAGCGGTAGGAACCACCACTTCCCAGCCAGGCCCCTTTAGGGGAAGTGCAGCAGCAGCATCAGTAGGAGTCCCCACGAGATCACTGCGATCCAAGACCTTCTCCAGTTCTTCGTCACTGATTTCTGTCTGTATCATCTTGTCCTCAGCAGATTCTTCTTCTCGGAGAACTGCTATGAGATCCTCTTCCTGAAGAGTATAGCATGCAAACCACACTAAGACAAAGGCACATGATGGAACTGCAGCCCACCAAAGAGACCAGGCAATCTAAGACAGAAAATGATTGGAAAAACAGAAGTGAAAGGAGTATATACCTCCAAGAATTCTGCCTCAGGCTTGGCTCTTTCCTGATGGAACTTCCCTTTTCCAATGACTACATGTTCAAGCTTCAACTTACTAAAAGCTCTTTTCAACATCCGACCCTGTTAACACATTTTCTCTCAAAAGTAAGCAACACACCAGAATTTTTAAATTGAACATTATTATACATGACATAGATATTCACAAGCTAAAAGCTCCACAAACTCACCTCTACAGATTGTGCTGTTGCCAACCGGTAAACATGAACCGGCTTGGTTTGCCCAATCCTGTGACATCTATCCATGGCTTGCAAATCCATTTGAGGGTTCTGGTATGCACACACAATATACCAAATCAGTTTAACCCTTCATGAAGCTGTATGCAGTAAAAGGATTtaacaacagaaaaaaaatttacccAATCACTGTCATACAGTATACAAGTATCAGCTGCAGTAAGGTTGATACCCAGTCCACCAGCTCTTGTGCTCAGAAGGAATATTCTACAAGTGCTGTCTAAATCATTGAAAGAAGCAATCTGCTTGCAGAAATAACTTTTATCAATTAACTATAGCTGTTCATGAGTATGTAATGAATACAGAAAGAAAGTGTTCATGAGTATGTAATGAACACAAAGAAAGTACAAACTCAAATGAACTAGACACAAAAAGCAGTCACGCAAGGGGGTGTAATAAACTCTCAATCAACCCACTGTGTCACTCATCCTAGGCTGTGACCAGAAGTGGAGAACTTGAGTGATTATCGGCCAAAGGTGTTCCACATCAAATATTGCAACTATTGCTATAGTCATATGTACATGGTCAAGAAATAGGACaatatcatttaaaaaaaaacaaggatcGCTACTATCTGAACTTTCTTGCAACTATTGCTATAGTCATATTGCAACTATTTATTTCTGTAATTACAATTTGCCGAATGATGGGATTGcattaagtaaaaaaaaataaaaacaaggatCACTACTATCTGAACTTTCATCTTTTGATACATACTAATCTCGACTTTCATGTTGCAAAAAGCATGAGAATGACAAGTATCTGAACTAAGAAGATTTCCAATGAAAGATTTAAGAGTCAATTCAAACCAATCACAAACCTGTCTTCTCCGCTCATCTAGTTTCACATGGCCATCGATTCTACAAACTTCAAATCCTTTTTCGCTAAAATAGTAATCCATTATATCCAAAATCTTAGTCCACTGTGAGAATATCAGAACCTGATAACAAATGCAAAGGAAGCTAATTAGTCAACACTCAACAGTAATACAAACAAAAATACATCTGATATAAATGTGTTACTTTATTGGTCATGAAACTTATGATTATGAAGATcaaaatcagacaacacatgaaACAGTCGCATACCTTGTGTTTGCAGGCAAGCAGCCGCTTCAACAGTCGTTCAAGCAAGCTAAATTTCCCACATTGCTCAACTATCTGGTCAACAGGGGGGTAGAAATCTGGCAGGAAAACACAAATGCATAAGAGCTGCATACgcatccatttcatctttgaaaaAGATCATACAAAATCCTGAATTAAGTTAGAATGACATACATGATCCATCAAATGCCGACTCTAAAAGGTCAGGATGATTGCAGTTCTTCCGAAGTTGGATCATCAAATTGTTAAGCTTCCCTTTCAGGCCATTTACTGCAAGTGTAAGTATTGTTAAATAACATGGAGAACTATACAATATGAACAGTCAAAAAACAACAAACCAATTTGATTATCATAGATAATAGCATGCCAGATTGAATTAATATATACTCACCCATTATATTACACTACCATCAAATTCAAAGATGAGATCTAATAGAAATCATAAACTAATCAAACCCCACCCACCCTATAGGAAAAGAAGTAATCCAAATGCAATCCAACTCATTGCAAAGATGACCATAGATATATGAGCTTTAAGATCATTTATTGAACTACACAAGACAATATATAAAGAAGCAACCAGAACCTCATAAAGACTTTGTGTTCTTCTGAATTTTCTAATGAGTGTCAGATAAAAAACATGGTCATCTGATCAGCTATGCTGTCTCAGATAGTATTTGGTAATGGTCTCACTTGAGACAATGATTCACAGAAAACGGAAAGTGTTGTAGCATACATCAAATGATTCCAGAAAAAACAGAATGCAATGAAGACCTTATCTTTCTTACTAAAACACACATTGCAGTACAACGTTTCAAGTAAAGCCATGTCTCATACCATGGCTTCCATTTTCAAGTATTAGATGTTTCTCCAGTGTCTTATTGATCAGATGTTCCTGAAACTTCTTTTGATGCTCTGTCATGGTTGCATATAATATGATTTCCTTTTTCCTAGGAAGCATCAGCTCAACATCTATCTTCATTCTTCGGAGAAGAAAGGGACGCAGTATGGCATGGAGTTTCGGTAGCACCTGCAGACAAATGAAACAACCAATGCATCACAGTTACGTTACAAATGCTCTATAAAAGTGAAGCCACAATGCTAGCAAAGGTGCATACTTGAGCCCTTCTCTTCTCTTCCAATTCTTCCTTCATTGCTTCACTATTGCACTTTCCTCCTAGGTCAAACCTGACAACACAattgatatatattatttaatcTGGTCAACATAACCTGCTACAACTCCTCATCTAATACACCCAATCTATCCAACCATACAAAATCCATAAAATATTCCAAAATTTTTCTGAGTGAACATATTTGGACTAAGGTGGTAGCAAAACATGACATTTTTCTAGACCACTACTACTCATCACAAAGAAAATTGTTTCTGTGACTTCACACTAATGAGTGAAACTGCCCTACACTAATTTTAC is a window from the Rosa chinensis cultivar Old Blush chromosome 2, RchiOBHm-V2, whole genome shotgun sequence genome containing:
- the LOC112188349 gene encoding ATP-dependent DNA helicase DDM1 encodes the protein MATKAEPSAESPTSVLKEEDVCGEIDVKLEEIDVKLEKEEEKLLEARVKEEEAETEKEPPHLNDTQFSKLDELLTKTQLYSDFLLEKMDDITLDVPEQPCEPVEKKRGRGFKRKAAYNNTKAKRAVAAMLTRSKEGEKIEDVNLTEEERVEKQQKELVPLLTGGKLKSYQLKGVKWLISLWQNGLNGILADQMGLGKTIQTIGFLSHLKSMGLDGPYLVIAPLSTLSNWINEISRFTPSMKAIIYHGNKKERDDIRRKHMPKSVGPNFPIIVTSYEVALADARKCLRHYNWKYLVVDEGHRLKNSKCKLVQQLKYIPVENKILLTGTPLQNNLAELWSLLNFILPDIFSSHEEFESWFDLGGKCNSEAMKEELEEKRRAQVLPKLHAILRPFLLRRMKIDVELMLPRKKEIILYATMTEHQKKFQEHLINKTLEKHLILENGSHVNGLKGKLNNLMIQLRKNCNHPDLLESAFDGSYFYPPVDQIVEQCGKFSLLERLLKRLLACKHKVLIFSQWTKILDIMDYYFSEKGFEVCRIDGHVKLDERRRQIASFNDLDSTCRIFLLSTRAGGLGINLTAADTCILYDSDWNPQMDLQAMDRCHRIGQTKPVHVYRLATAQSVEGRMLKRAFSKLKLEHVVIGKGKFHQERAKPEAEFLEEEDLIAVLREEESAEDKMIQTEISDEELEKVLDRSDLVGTPTDAAAALPLKGPGWEVVVPTAGGGMLSTLNS